One window from the genome of Lentibacillus daqui encodes:
- a CDS encoding YkvI family membrane protein, whose protein sequence is MANNVKGSFFDGAFGRYIVPGIVLQSTLIGGGYATGREVVQYGARFGALGWVAGVFIIIGFALMAFLMFEIARRFRTYDYRSMIKRLLGPLWFLFDIIYFLLAILMISIVIAATGSILHTTLGFNYWVGVAIIAILTGLLNFYGDKLIERFKTIGTVALFSGYIIFAILVISSTKGEIKEVFAAGDTSFGGNFTVWSVIWAGIIYVGYNLAVYPAALFTLRRQKSMKDTIIAGIVAGVLMTVPWFLTYVALMGYYPSETVFNAEVPWLHMLNGYGLWVVIIFGIVVGWTLIETATGLIHAFIDRVNYNLEEVGKKQMSKGMDGTVAIIALILSAILSGVGISDLVSIGYTILGYCMLVVFGLPLLVIGFYRIIKGHKAPANEQVTDKIS, encoded by the coding sequence TTGGCAAACAATGTGAAGGGCAGCTTTTTTGATGGTGCATTCGGCAGGTATATTGTACCCGGTATTGTCCTGCAGTCAACATTAATAGGAGGTGGGTATGCAACAGGAAGAGAAGTGGTTCAATACGGAGCACGATTTGGAGCATTAGGCTGGGTTGCCGGGGTTTTCATTATCATTGGGTTTGCTTTGATGGCATTTCTCATGTTTGAGATTGCCAGAAGATTCAGGACCTATGATTACCGCAGTATGATCAAGCGACTCTTGGGTCCTTTATGGTTCTTATTTGACATCATCTATTTCCTGCTGGCGATTTTAATGATTTCTATTGTTATCGCAGCAACCGGATCAATTTTGCACACCACCCTTGGATTTAATTATTGGGTTGGGGTTGCGATTATTGCAATTTTGACAGGACTTTTAAACTTTTACGGAGATAAACTCATTGAACGTTTCAAAACGATTGGTACCGTTGCTTTATTTTCCGGCTATATCATTTTTGCGATCCTGGTTATTTCATCCACGAAAGGCGAAATCAAGGAAGTATTCGCTGCCGGTGATACCAGCTTTGGCGGTAACTTTACCGTTTGGTCCGTCATTTGGGCAGGCATCATTTATGTTGGGTACAACCTGGCTGTTTATCCAGCAGCATTATTTACACTAAGACGGCAAAAGTCGATGAAAGATACGATCATCGCTGGCATCGTAGCTGGTGTACTAATGACCGTTCCTTGGTTTTTAACCTATGTCGCTTTGATGGGCTATTATCCTAGCGAAACAGTTTTCAACGCAGAAGTACCATGGCTGCATATGCTTAATGGATATGGCTTATGGGTTGTTATCATTTTCGGAATCGTTGTTGGCTGGACATTAATTGAAACGGCAACAGGACTTATTCATGCGTTTATCGACCGGGTGAATTACAACCTTGAAGAAGTTGGCAAAAAACAGATGTCCAAAGGGATGGACGGAACAGTTGCCATTATTGCACTTATCCTTTCCGCCATACTTTCTGGTGTAGGTATCAGTGATCTCGTATCAATAGGTTACACGATTCTGGGATATTGTATGCTGGTTGTATTCGGCCTTCCATTATTAGTGATCGGATTCTATCGCATTATTAAAGGTCATAAAGCACCGGCAAATGAACAAGTGACAGATAAAATTAGTTAA
- a CDS encoding helix-turn-helix transcriptional regulator: MTQSDTVTFRNVRTLNGLTQAEMAHRIGVSRQLIGLIENEHRNLTPRIEQRFIREFGADQIEYVQGVGDTIRNGDYGT; encoded by the coding sequence ATGACGCAATCAGATACGGTAACATTTCGAAACGTCCGCACTCTAAACGGGCTAACACAGGCGGAAATGGCTCATAGGATCGGAGTCAGTCGTCAATTGATCGGACTTATTGAAAATGAACACCGCAACCTAACGCCAAGAATCGAACAGCGTTTTATCCGGGAGTTTGGGGCGGATCAGATCGAATATGTACAGGGAGTGGGCGATACTATACGGAATGGAGATTACGGAACATAG